TCGATGACCATCGAGCCGACGGGCTCATGAACGTTGATACCAACGCCGATAGCGCCGGCCATGGGTTCCGACACGAGATAAACCTCACGGGCGTTCACCCGTTCCGCCGAGAGCCGCACCGCCCGTTTCTCGACTTCCGTAATGCCGGACGGTACACCGATCACAATTCTCGGCCTGACGAGAAACCGGTTTTTAATAACACGCTTGAGCAGAATGCGAAGCATCTCCTCAGTTACTTCAAAATCCGCAATGACACCCTCGCGGAGCGGCCGGACCGTCATGATTTCACCGGGAGTCCGTCCGACCATTTCTTTTGCCTGGTGACCGACAGCGAGAACGCGCCGTGATTTCGATTCGATAGCAACAATCGACGGTTCGTTGACAACGATGCCTTCACCGCGGACACAAATAAGAATGTTGGCTGTACCGAGATCGATTCCGATATCGCTCGACAGGAAACCGCTCATCAAACCCATATGTACAACTCCATGAAAACATGTTATGTTAATGGAGGAAATGTCTCATTCCGGTAAATACCATAGCCACGCCGAGCTCATCGGCAGCGGCAATAACCTCATCATCCCTGACAGACCCGCCGGGCTGGATAATATAGCGGACGCCGAGGGCAGCCGCCTCGCGTACGGTGTCATCAAAGGGGAAAAACGCATCTGAAGCCAGCACCGATGCTGCCAGCCTGGCCTGAATCCACTGTTCGCGGTCGCCTCCCGGAGCCTGTTCATCGAACGCGTGCTCGAGGTTTTCCCGGGCTTTTGTAGCGGCGAGTTTACGCAGGCTGTCGACACGGTTCGGCTGTCCCGCACCCATGCCGAGCACATGATAAAAGCCCGGCTCATATTCCTCGCACAGGACAATCGCATTCGATTTCGTGTTCTTGCAGGCGATCATGGAAAATTTTGCAAGCTCTTGCAATGAACCGGGGAAACCGGCTTTTGTCACCACTTCCCACTTTTCCCACAGCTCACGGTCGGGGTCCTGCCGGAGCATGCCGCCAAGCACCTGCCTTAATGCCGGTGTATCCGGATTTCCGATTCCGGCGACATCGAGCCTGACCAGCATGATGTTCTTCTTCCTGCGGAGCTCATCGAGCGCCTCGGGGGTAAAATCCGGGGCAATGATGCTCTCGACCATCTTACCCTTCAGGAAACCGGCCGCTTCCGCATCGAACGGTACGGTACAGGCGATGACCGATCCGAACGCGCTTATACGGTCGCCGTCCCACGCCGCGCTGAGCGCCGATGCAACCGTTCTCCCCGTGGCGAGACCGCAGGGATTGGTATGCTTGATAACCGAGACCGCAGGGGCCGGAGCGCAATCCTTGACCGCCATGACCGCACCGGTCATGTCGACATAGTTATTGTACGAGAGCTGCTTGCCCCAAACCTGCTCGGCATCGGCAAGGGTCGGACAGGTTAATCCCTCCTCCCTGAAAAACATGGCTTTCTGGTGCCAGTTTTCACCGTAACGGAGCGCTGTCCCGCCGGTGTACTTCAACCTGAGTATATGTTCGCCCAGGAAACGCTCCGAAAGGAAACGATCGATCGCCGCATCATAATCGGCGGTATGACGGAACACCTTTGCCGCAAGATACTGCCGCGTTTTATCCGACAGTTCCCCCTGCGCTTTCAATTCATCGAGCACGAGCCCGTAATCGCGGGGATCGGTCACCGCGCCCACATAGCGGTTGTTTTTGGCGGCGCTCCGCAGCATGGTCGGCCCGCCTATATCGATATTCTCGATGGCATCATCGATGGTGACATCATCACGGGCCACGGTTTTTTCAAACGGGTAGAGATTGACGACCACGAGATCGATGAAACCGATGCCGTTCTCTTTGAGCTGGCGAATATGATCCTCGGAGTCACGGACAGCGAGCAGGGCGCCGTGAACCTTCGGATGAAGCGTTTTCACACGGCCGTCGAGGATTTCGGGAAACCCCGTCACCTGGTCGATAGCCGTCACCGATACTCCCGCCTCGCGGAGTGTCCGGGCGGTGCCGCCGGTCGATATGATCTCCACGCCGAGACCGGCCAGCGTCTGAGCAAATTCCACGATACCTGTTTTATCCGATACGCTGACAAGCGCTCGTTTCACTTTCATTGCAAATGCCCCCCTGGTGCTGTTTCATACATCCGCATTCAGTCATTTAACAGGAGATTCCGTACCTCGCGGTACTTCTCGATAGTCTTTTCAACAATATTTTCGGGAAGCGGCGGAGCAGGCGGAGTCTTGTCCCAGTCGAGACCTTCCAGATAATCCCTCACAAACTGCTTGTCGAACGACCGCTGCGATCTGCCGGGCTCGTATTCAAGTGCCGGCCAGAACCGTGACGAATCAGGTGACAGAATCTCGTCGATCAGTATCGTGCGGCCGTCCACGCTCCCGAACTCGAATTTCGTGTCGGCGATTATGATGTTTTTCGTCGCAGCATACGCCCGTGCTTTTTCATACACCCCGAGGGTCAGATCGCGGATTTCATCCGCCTGCTTTCGACCTATCATGCCTGCTATGACATCGAAGCTCACATTGATATCATGTCCCGATTCGGCCTTGGTCGACGGAGTGAAGATATTTTCGGGGAGTTTTTCCGACTCCCTGAGCCCTGAGGGAAGCTTGATACCGCAGATTGCCTGCGTTTCACGGTACTCCTTCCATCCGCTGCCCGACAGGTATCCCCGGACGATACATTCCACATCGAAACGCTGTGCCTTTCTGACGAGCATGGAACGTCCCTCGAGCTGGTCGCGATAGGGTTCGAGAACACCGGGAAAATCCCCGAACCGGGCGCTTACGAGATGATTGGGAACCACATCGCTTACATAATCGAACCAGAAAAGAGACATCTCGGTGAGTATCTTTCCCTTGCCGGGGATTCCGTTGGGCATGATGCAGTCAAATGCGCTGATCCGGTCGGTTGCCACGATAAGCAGCTCGTCACCCAGATCATACACATCACGAACCTTGCCGTGGGCATAGAGAGGTACAACGGGGATATCGGTGGTTATGAGCGCTCTTTCCAAAACACCTCCCGAAACACTACCGGTTTTCTCTGTAAGTACGTTGAAGAGGACGGAGAATAAGTATCTTTTTCACGCCCCGACGACAAAAAAGTGAGCTTTTTTATTGTCGGCGTAATATTTCATTACTGCGTGATGACTCCCGACAATGTATACCCATATTATCAGTAATTTTTATCATGCATGTAAATGATTACTACACAAGATACTGTCATTTTGCCGTATAATACCACATTATACTGCTGAGCGCAATAAAAATGCCGATTTTTCAAGCGCTTTTTCAATATTTTTTCTCATACGTATTCACGAAACGGAACCGACAGGGCGGGAATAATAATAAATATTTGTAATACAATAAGTTATATCAGAAGTGGCTATTTCCGGCATTTTTCACTTATCAAGCAGTCGCCGCAGAGCCTCTATTCCGAGAATGTACGAAAAGGGGCCGAAACCGCTTATCTGTCCGGCGCACACGGGAGCAATCACCGAAATGCGGCGGAATTCCTCACGGTTATGGATGTTTGACAGGTGAACCTCGACAAAGGGAATGGCAACAGCCGCGATGGCGTCCCGGACCGCGATGCTGTAGTGGGTGAACGCGCCCGGGTTGATCACTACCCCCTCAAACCGTGAGGGAGCATGGTGAACAGCATCGATAAGAGCGCCTTCACTGTTGGACTGAAAGGCTTCCACCTCGAATCCGATGGAGCTTCCAAACCGTACTGCCTCGCTCGTGATCGCTTCAAGGGTCGTATCGCCGTATACCGAGCGTTCGCGTGTTCCGAGGAGATTGAGATTCGGCCCGTTGATGATGAGGATTCTGTGCATGTGATTGTACCTCGATTTGGGCATCCGTTTAACCCGATCACAGTATACATTTAATAGAAGGCGGATTTACGCGGATCGGGCGGATTTGTATTTAAGTGTATGAATTATATAGAATAGCTGATTGCCTGATACATATAATCTTTATCTGACTATTCAATTACACCGGATTATCCCCAAAAACAGCTGCCGAAACGGTATCGTTCGCGGCGTTCGGGAAAAGGGTAACGGTTCCCCTGCCGCTACAGAAAGAGCTTCGATACCGATGTGCCCATGTGTATGGCCGCAATAGCGTCGCCGAACAGCCGGGCAACACTCAACACATGAATTTTCTTGTAATTACAGAACCGGGTCTGATCAATGGTGTTCGTGGTGACAAACTCCTTGATATCGGATTCATCGATCCGCTCGCATGCGTTGTCGCAGAGAACACCATGAGTGCAGCCGGCATAGATGTCATTCGCCCCGTTCTCCTTGAGCGTCCGGCATGCTTCGATCATCGAGCCTCCGGTGCTGACCTCGTCATCGATAAGGAAACAATCCCTGTTATCGACCTCCCCGATGATACGGAGCACCTTGGCTTTTTCATTATCGCTGTACCGCCGCTTATCGAGAATAACCATGGGCACATCGAGACGGCGTGCATATCCCTCGGCGCGTTTTGCCGATCCCACATCGGGTGCGGTTATCACGTAATTTTTGAGTTTTTTGGAACTTATGTAATTACACATCATGTGTTTTATCTGAAGCTGGTCGACAGGGATACGACCGAATCCGCCGATCTGGGGCGCATGAAGGTCCATGCTCAGGATACGGTTGGCGCCGGCGGTTTCGAGCAGATCGGCGACGAGACGCGCGGTTATGGAAATACGGGGCTCGTCCTTTTTATCGGAGCGGACATAGGGATAGTACGGCATCACCGCGGTAATCCGTGAGGCGGACGCATACTTCAGCGCATCGATGATGATGAGGAGTTCCATGAGCGCTTCGTTCGTATCGGGGTAACCGGACTGAATAACAAAAACATCGTCCTCGCGGACGCTTTCTTCAATCCGCACCTTGATATTATCGTTCGTAAATTTTTTATAGCTCATCTTGCCGAGATCGATGGAGAGACAGGAACAGATCTCTTTTGCAAGTCCCTGATTCGAAAGACCGGCAAAAATCTTGAGCCGCCGTTTCACTGCACACCCCCCTTGCAGAATAGCTGTGGTTTATCGACCGTATCTATTCGCACGATTCAATAGAACACGGATTTACGCGGATTGAGCGGATTCACATGGATAAATTTGAAAATGTGAAGTTCTGAGTGTCACTTACTGTTTAATAAATAATATATTATTAATTTTATTAACTTCGCGGAAAAATTATCGATACATCATTCATAATAATTCCCCGACAGAAAATTTACACAATTTCCGGGGTGATTTCAACTGATAGTTAAGCAGTCGACGAAAAAGAATATTATTACACGTCGCCCTTGATGACCGGTTCTGCATGCACCTTTTTTACGGCCTGTATCAATAAAAATGTACCGTCAGGTCATATACCCGTTATATTTATGACACCACCGTCACCATGAACAATGCATACTGGAACAAAAGACAAGCTCACCGGAAAAGGCGCCTTTGAACAATGGGTACGGAAACAATAAAAGAACATCCCGGATGCCCGATATGCGGGGAGACAGTTTTTTCGCGGCCGATCATGGAAAACACCGTCTTCGGGCAACCGTTCGACGTTTACTTCTGCGTTTCATGCGAGCTGTATTTTCTTCCCAGCCAGCCTTCCGGGGAGCTTATCCGTGACTATTACGCGAAGGAATATTATTCGACACAGCAGAGAAGCGCCGTTTCCTATGCGCTCCGTTCATGGTTTTCAAAAATGCGGGCATTGAGCCAGTACCAGTATATCGGGCGCCATACCGGCCCGGCCGGCGGGAAAGAAATGATGGAAATCGGCAGTTCCGATGGCTCGCTCATCGCGCTCTACAAACAAAACGGCTGGAAGGTAAAGGGGCTGGAATACAGCGAGTTTTCAATAAAGAAGGCGCGTGAAAAATATCGGATCGAACTCGAACCGAAAGACATCTTTGAAATACATCCGGATCGCTGTCGATTCGATCTTATTATATTTTCGCACGTTCTCGAACACATGCCCGACCCGCTCAGGGTACTGGAGCACTGCAAAACACTCCTGAAACCGGGCGGGATCGTGTTCATTGAGCTTCCCCAGGCGCCGCTGGGCAGCGAATGCAGAAAGGAAGAGCTGTTTCAGTACCTTAATACAACCCATCTCTTCGATTTCAGGACACAATCGCTGGCAAAACTGATAGAGAAAGCTCACCTGTCGGTGGAGTCAATGGACCGGTATTTCTACCATGTCCCGCGGCTCTTTAAGAAGTATGAGGGCATGTTCGGCAGGATACTGATGACAAGCGAGGTACAGTCGAGGAATCCGTTCACACTGCTGATGCTTCTTTTCTGCCTGATCAATATCAATATCAGGTTCGTGTGCGGTATCGACCCCATGATGAAAATCCGGCCCGATTCTTCCTGGACTGGTTTCGGCGACATGATACGGGCGCTGGCAAAGAATACCGATGCCTGATACATACCATCTGATCATGAAATTGATAGAACGCGGATTTTCGCGGATTTGAATTTTATATTGTTCCGGTGATTAAACAGTGACATCATTTATTACTGTTTTGTTTGGGAAGCCCCCTTTCGGCGCTGACGCGCCACTTTCGCTTCGCGGCTCTCCGCTTCTCTCCGTGTCCCCCATTGGGGGCAAGCGCCCATTCTACCGTGCTTTTTTCCTGCCCCCAGTTGGGGGAAGGATGTCCGCAGGACAGGAAGGGGGCATCTTTAAAAATCCACAGGATTATAATATTTATTCGCCGACGCAATATATCATTTTTATGTCAAAGATAGTAATAATCCGGGATATATGACCACGCCCGTGCACCGATGCTATTTCACGAGCATCATCCTTTTTATGTCAACATTGTTCCCCGCGATGAGCCTGCAGAAATATATCCCGCTCGCATATTGACCGGCGTCCCACTTAAGTGAGTGGATTCCGGCCGAATAATAACCATCAGCCAGTTCGGCGATTTCTTCGCCCACGGCATTGTACACTTTGAGCGAGATTCCGCACTCTCCGGGGAGAGAAAAGGTTATCGTCGTGACCGGATTGAACGGATTCGGGTAATTCTGGAACAGGGAGAACTGCTTGGGATTCACGGATTCATCCACCGCCGTTATTTCTCCGGCCGCGAATATGCCTATGACCGAGATTCCGTTCGGATTGTATGTACCGTTTCCCGAAGTGAAAGAAGTGTAAACGTCATATGTTTCCCCGGAAGACTTATCCCAGAAAACGAACTGGCAGGTTTCCCCCGGAATGATCCCGTCTTTCACCGTTGTCTGGTCATTATCGCCCCAGACGGTAATCGCAAGATTGTTGTTCTCATTCCAGACCCCCACGCCCACACAGATTCCATCGGGAGAAAACACCCCGATTTCATCGCCGGTGGATAACGGCTGTCCGTTTACGACCGGATTGGTATCGTGCCTGAGCAGAATTGTCGCGTTATTCCCCGTATTCTCGACAGGAACGAAGTACGCGGGAGCCAGAAATTCGCTCTTCTGCTTTTCTCCGGCGTTACTGTACGTGAATACTGCGGGTTTCTGGACATATACCCAGTATCCTTCCCCGCTGTGCATCGTGCCGATCTGATCGATGGCGAATTCAGGCCAGAATACTTTTCCGGAGCCGTTTTTAACGATAATCTTGGTGTCATTGAGCGAGCTGAACGCAATCGATGGATTAAGCCCGTCCGATCCGACATAGCTGATAAGGTTCCAGTTTTTCGTGAGATTATAGGCCACATCCGGTGTAAAAACTTCCCATCCGGATAAAACAAGCTCGCCGCTTTCTTTCATAAACACCTGGTAACCGTCGGAGATAACACATTCACCGATCTGATCGATGGCATATGAAGGAAGATACGCCTGCCCTTTTCCGTTTTTAACACAAACCACATTATCCGAGACATTTTCAAAAATCTTTTTCACATTTTTCTCGTTCAAAATGACCGGAAAAGAAACGAGATTCCACCCATCGGAAAGCTGAATCGTGCATTGCGCAACAGTCGTTTCGAGGGATTTCAGAACGGAAATCCCATCGACCTGGTAGGTTTCAGGGCCGCTTTCGAATACCGGAGTAACGACATACTCTTTTTTCTCCGAGACATCCCAGATTTTAAAACGATAGAGTTCCCCGACCATGAATCCGTTGACACCTTCGGCATACCCGTCATCACCCCAGACAGTGACCGCAAGATTATCACCGGACCAGATTCCCGCGCCGGCGCATAAACCACCCGGAGTGAATACACCGATTTCATCGCCGTTACCAATCGGAGTTCCGTTCACTACAGGTATTCTGTCAGACGGAATCAACACCAGCGCATTGTTTCCCGTGTTTGCCATAAATGCGAAATGGGACGTCGATTCGCTATTACCCTGTGATACCCACTTATTTCTTCCCCAGACAATATATGCCTTGCCCGCATACTCTCTTCCATAGGGGCATGCCATGTGTGCGCCCGTAAAAGCATCGGCAAAGCCATCGCCATTCAAATCACCGCATCCTGTCCTGAATCCGACATACTCGCTTGGACTTTCGGTATAAATTTTTATTACATCCCGCCGGGAATCCGTAACACTGATATGCTGAACCGTATGTAAATCCGTACTGCCAAAAATAATATACAATGCTCCTCCGGCTCCGGCCCACGCGGCGCCCATGACAATATCATCTATACTGTCTCCATTCATGTCACCTATGGAGGGACATAAACTGGTGCCGATCCCTTCTCCGTAAACCGTTGTGAAAGCGGTAACCAAAGGATCGAGTGGAATTTTTTCATGCGAGGAAATATTTAGCTCCCCATAAACTATATACAGTTTCCCGCTGCCGATGGCGCTGATGATAACATCATCATACCCGTCATGGTTGACATCGCCGGAAATCACGATATTCCCGGCCTGATCATCGGAATGTGCCCCGGGAATCCGCAGCATCCCCGTGACAGGATCACGGAGGTCGATCTCGTGCACTGTCGAAATGGTTGACGAGCCAAAGATCACATACGTTTCCCCGGCCCCCTGCATGCCATCGGGGTCTGCCACACGGGAACCGATGAGCAGCTCGTCGAAGCCGTCGCCGTTCAAATCCCCCGAACCTGTAGCCCATGGTGCGCTGTCGCTGTAATTATCGATAGAACCGATTCCAAAGACTTTCAATACCCCGTCAGGAGTTCCGACCAGGTCAATATCGCTGTGATCCGGAAGGTCTTTCGAACCGAAGACGACATATGTAGTACCGGCATCGACCCTCCCCAGAGGATCGGCAAGATAGGCTTTGAGGATGGCATCCTCGAAGCCGTCGCCATTCAAATCGCCCTTCGAACCCAGAAATCCCAGGTTATCCCCATCCGCTTCTCCCGAAACGACAACCATTGGACCATTATAAGAGGACACATTGATCTTACTTAATGCAGAAATCTGCGCCGAGCCGAAAATGATATATACTTTCCCCGCACTGTTGCGACCAATCGGGTCGGCCTGCATCGCCGGAATAATAAGATCATCATACCCGTCGTTGTTCATGTCGGCTGCCTGAACCCAGCTTCCCAGCAGGTCCCCCTCGTTCGCTCCCTCGATTGTCAACACTCCGGAGGGATTTTCCGCGAGATCGAGAATCGTCTTTGATGACATGTTGTTCGAACCAAAAATGACATACGTTTCCCCGGCTTTATACTTCGTGCCGATTGAAACTTCCGTTGCCCCGATTATAGCATCGTCGAAGCCATCACCGTTGATATCCCCCGACGCCACGGAAAGCCCGATCTTGTCGTCCGCCTTTTTTCCCGCCACCATCATGATATTACCGGGTGACAGATTGCTCAGAAATATATCGGCCGATACTTCGGCCTGTTCCGCGGCCAGAGAAGCGGATAAGGAAATGAATACCATCGTTAGTGTAAGAGAATAAAATTTACTCATGACCAGCCTTCCTTTCTGAGAAACCTTATTACATATTCATCCATAATAAAAATATAACATACTTAATAAAAAAAACAATGATAATTTGACCATAATTTACGACGGTAATCTTTCTTACTCTGACAATGAACATAAAAAATCGTTCCAAAATTAATAATTTATTTGAAAATAAGCATATAGACTAATCGCACATAAAGTGCCGGTTACTTTTTACTGTCCGTTTCCGAAACAATAGATGTGCGATTACGGACAGTGATATTAATAAGCCGACTACTCCTGAACTGTATTTCACACCATGATTGACATGATGTATTTTTAAAAGAATAAAAATCATGCAAATCCTGTTTTGTATACTCTTTCCTTTTTACCTGTATTCCTTTATCGAACATATGAACTATGAAGTGAAGCGAAGCGAAAAGCAGACAGAAAATTCTTGTAAAAAGAAATTGGAGTACGTAATATTTATTCATACAGGGATTACAGGAATTTATGTGCTCCCATGATTTTAATTTGGAGAATATCGATTATTTGGAAAAGTGCATACAACGTTCGAAGAAATCACATAATCCTTATATGAACATCAATAGTTAATAATAAGGGAGAAGGTATGAGCATACCATGGGTATATATCAGTTCCGTGGGACGATATTCCGGGCAAACAGTATGTATTAAAGGTTGGTTATACACTAAGCGCTCTTCAGGTAAAATTCATTTTTTACAATTGCGTGACGGCACCGGATTTATTCAGGGAGTGTTGTCCAGGAATGATGTAGATGAAGAGACATTTTCTGCAGCCGATAGAATAACTCAGGAATCATCATTGATAGTAACCGGCATAGTTCGTGAAGATAAACGAGCCCCATCGGGATATGAACTTGCAGTGGTATCTCTGGAACAGGTACAGAATGCTGCCGATTACCCGATAACGCCCAAAGAACACGGCACCGCATTTTTAATGGAGAACCGTCATCTATGGCTCCGGTCCAGCAAACAGAGGGCATTGCATCGTATCCGGAATATGGCGGAAAAAGCCGTAGTGGATTTTTTCTTCGATAATAACTTTATTCGCACCGATACTCCTATCTTAACGGCTACTGCTGCTGAGGGAGCATCAAATTTATTTGCGACGCAGTATTATGATTTAGGAACGGCATATCTGGCTCAAACCGGGCAGCTCTATCTGGAAGCAGCAATATTTTCCCATGGACTGGTGTATAATTTCGGCCCGACTTTCCGTGCTGAGAAATCTAAAACACGCCGCCATCTTTCAGAGTTTTGGATGGCTGAAGCCGAAGAAGCTTATTATGATAATGATGACAACATTGCCCTGCAGGAACGGCTTGTTCAATATATTATCGGCAGTTGTCTTGAGAATTGCAGGGAAGAATTAAAAGTACTTGAGCGCGATACCGCCGGATTGGAACAGGTGGTTAACGCTCCGTTTGCCCGAACCATGTATGATGATGCAATCAAAATACTGCAAGGGATGGGAAATCCCATTCAGATGGGCGATGATATCGGTGGAGACGAGGAAACGTCCATCAGCCAGCATTTCGGTAAGCCGGTATTTGTAATGAACTATCCCAAAAAGATCAAAGCTTTTTATATGAAAGAAGACCCTCAGAATCCGGAACGGGTCAAATGCGCGGACTTAATTGCTTCCGAAGGTTATGGAGAGATAATAGGGGGCAGTCAGCGTGAGGATGATTATGATAAACTGTTAGAGAGAATGGAACAATTCAATATACCAATAGAACCTTACCGCTGGTATGTGGACCTCCGGAAATACGGTTCGGTGCCTCATTCGGGATTTGGGATTGGGATAGAACGGACTGTAAGCTGGATAGCAGGAATATCTCATGTAAGAGAGGCTATTTTATTCCCCAGAATGCTCTATAGAATATATCCCTGATAATCGAAACCTAAAGATAATCACATTTTCAGGGTCAGTGCCTTCACATGCGGCACCGCTTTACACATAATATTACGCCAGTTGACATACAGTGAACATCATGCCGAACTCGTTTCGGCATCTATTTATTTTCTTTGTATCATTATCTATTCGCCGAAGTAATAATATCCACAACACAGGAGGTATATGTTGGCTGACAAGAAAATGGATCTGGCAGGACCGGGCATCAGCACTTATGAAGAGGTGGATAAAATTCTGCCTCACAATTATGAGGCGTTGTTGGGCCCCAAGGAGAGAATGAAGGCACTATACAAGATAAAAAATTTTATTGAAGAGAACCTGTGCAGAGAACTCAACCTTTTTATGGTTCAGGTACCGCTCATCGTAACCAAGGAGAGCGGTGTCAATGATTACCTTGACCGTGATGGATCACGCACGCCTGTTGAATTTCCTTGTGGGCTCGGTCTTGAAAAAAGAATCGAGACTCAGGTGGTCCAGGCGGCCA
This portion of the bacterium genome encodes:
- the aroQ gene encoding type II 3-dehydroquinate dehydratase → MHRILIINGPNLNLLGTRERSVYGDTTLEAITSEAVRFGSSIGFEVEAFQSNSEGALIDAVHHAPSRFEGVVINPGAFTHYSIAVRDAIAAVAIPFVEVHLSNIHNREEFRRISVIAPVCAGQISGFGPFSYILGIEALRRLLDK
- the purH gene encoding bifunctional phosphoribosylaminoimidazolecarboxamide formyltransferase/IMP cyclohydrolase, whose protein sequence is MKVKRALVSVSDKTGIVEFAQTLAGLGVEIISTGGTARTLREAGVSVTAIDQVTGFPEILDGRVKTLHPKVHGALLAVRDSEDHIRQLKENGIGFIDLVVVNLYPFEKTVARDDVTIDDAIENIDIGGPTMLRSAAKNNRYVGAVTDPRDYGLVLDELKAQGELSDKTRQYLAAKVFRHTADYDAAIDRFLSERFLGEHILRLKYTGGTALRYGENWHQKAMFFREEGLTCPTLADAEQVWGKQLSYNNYVDMTGAVMAVKDCAPAPAVSVIKHTNPCGLATGRTVASALSAAWDGDRISAFGSVIACTVPFDAEAAGFLKGKMVESIIAPDFTPEALDELRRKKNIMLVRLDVAGIGNPDTPALRQVLGGMLRQDPDRELWEKWEVVTKAGFPGSLQELAKFSMIACKNTKSNAIVLCEEYEPGFYHVLGMGAGQPNRVDSLRKLAATKARENLEHAFDEQAPGGDREQWIQARLAASVLASDAFFPFDDTVREAAALGVRYIIQPGGSVRDDEVIAAADELGVAMVFTGMRHFLH
- a CDS encoding phosphoribosylaminoimidazolesuccinocarboxamide synthase yields the protein MERALITTDIPVVPLYAHGKVRDVYDLGDELLIVATDRISAFDCIMPNGIPGKGKILTEMSLFWFDYVSDVVPNHLVSARFGDFPGVLEPYRDQLEGRSMLVRKAQRFDVECIVRGYLSGSGWKEYRETQAICGIKLPSGLRESEKLPENIFTPSTKAESGHDINVSFDVIAGMIGRKQADEIRDLTLGVYEKARAYAATKNIIIADTKFEFGSVDGRTILIDEILSPDSSRFWPALEYEPGRSQRSFDKQFVRDYLEGLDWDKTPPAPPLPENIVEKTIEKYREVRNLLLND
- a CDS encoding T9SS type A sorting domain-containing protein; translated protein: MSKFYSLTLTMVFISLSASLAAEQAEVSADIFLSNLSPGNIMMVAGKKADDKIGLSVASGDINGDGFDDAIIGATEVSIGTKYKAGETYVIFGSNNMSSKTILDLAENPSGVLTIEGANEGDLLGSWVQAADMNNDGYDDLIIPAMQADPIGRNSAGKVYIIFGSAQISALSKINVSSYNGPMVVVSGEADGDNLGFLGSKGDLNGDGFEDAILKAYLADPLGRVDAGTTYVVFGSKDLPDHSDIDLVGTPDGVLKVFGIGSIDNYSDSAPWATGSGDLNGDGFDELLIGSRVADPDGMQGAGETYVIFGSSTISTVHEIDLRDPVTGMLRIPGAHSDDQAGNIVISGDVNHDGYDDVIISAIGSGKLYIVYGELNISSHEKIPLDPLVTAFTTVYGEGIGTSLCPSIGDMNGDSIDDIVMGAAWAGAGGALYIIFGSTDLHTVQHISVTDSRRDVIKIYTESPSEYVGFRTGCGDLNGDGFADAFTGAHMACPYGREYAGKAYIVWGRNKWVSQGNSESTSHFAFMANTGNNALVLIPSDRIPVVNGTPIGNGDEIGVFTPGGLCAGAGIWSGDNLAVTVWGDDGYAEGVNGFMVGELYRFKIWDVSEKKEYVVTPVFESGPETYQVDGISVLKSLETTVAQCTIQLSDGWNLVSFPVILNEKNVKKIFENVSDNVVCVKNGKGQAYLPSYAIDQIGECVISDGYQVFMKESGELVLSGWEVFTPDVAYNLTKNWNLISYVGSDGLNPSIAFSSLNDTKIIVKNGSGKVFWPEFAIDQIGTMHSGEGYWVYVQKPAVFTYSNAGEKQKSEFLAPAYFVPVENTGNNATILLRHDTNPVVNGQPLSTGDEIGVFSPDGICVGVGVWNENNNLAITVWGDNDQTTVKDGIIPGETCQFVFWDKSSGETYDVYTSFTSGNGTYNPNGISVIGIFAAGEITAVDESVNPKQFSLFQNYPNPFNPVTTITFSLPGECGISLKVYNAVGEEIAELADGYYSAGIHSLKWDAGQYASGIYFCRLIAGNNVDIKRMMLVK
- a CDS encoding class I SAM-dependent methyltransferase codes for the protein MGTETIKEHPGCPICGETVFSRPIMENTVFGQPFDVYFCVSCELYFLPSQPSGELIRDYYAKEYYSTQQRSAVSYALRSWFSKMRALSQYQYIGRHTGPAGGKEMMEIGSSDGSLIALYKQNGWKVKGLEYSEFSIKKAREKYRIELEPKDIFEIHPDRCRFDLIIFSHVLEHMPDPLRVLEHCKTLLKPGGIVFIELPQAPLGSECRKEELFQYLNTTHLFDFRTQSLAKLIEKAHLSVESMDRYFYHVPRLFKKYEGMFGRILMTSEVQSRNPFTLLMLLFCLININIRFVCGIDPMMKIRPDSSWTGFGDMIRALAKNTDA
- the asnS gene encoding asparagine--tRNA ligase is translated as MSIPWVYISSVGRYSGQTVCIKGWLYTKRSSGKIHFLQLRDGTGFIQGVLSRNDVDEETFSAADRITQESSLIVTGIVREDKRAPSGYELAVVSLEQVQNAADYPITPKEHGTAFLMENRHLWLRSSKQRALHRIRNMAEKAVVDFFFDNNFIRTDTPILTATAAEGASNLFATQYYDLGTAYLAQTGQLYLEAAIFSHGLVYNFGPTFRAEKSKTRRHLSEFWMAEAEEAYYDNDDNIALQERLVQYIIGSCLENCREELKVLERDTAGLEQVVNAPFARTMYDDAIKILQGMGNPIQMGDDIGGDEETSISQHFGKPVFVMNYPKKIKAFYMKEDPQNPERVKCADLIASEGYGEIIGGSQREDDYDKLLERMEQFNIPIEPYRWYVDLRKYGSVPHSGFGIGIERTVSWIAGISHVREAILFPRMLYRIYP
- a CDS encoding ribose-phosphate pyrophosphokinase — translated: MKRRLKIFAGLSNQGLAKEICSCLSIDLGKMSYKKFTNDNIKVRIEESVREDDVFVIQSGYPDTNEALMELLIIIDALKYASASRITAVMPYYPYVRSDKKDEPRISITARLVADLLETAGANRILSMDLHAPQIGGFGRIPVDQLQIKHMMCNYISSKKLKNYVITAPDVGSAKRAEGYARRLDVPMVILDKRRYSDNEKAKVLRIIGEVDNRDCFLIDDEVSTGGSMIEACRTLKENGANDIYAGCTHGVLCDNACERIDESDIKEFVTTNTIDQTRFCNYKKIHVLSVARLFGDAIAAIHMGTSVSKLFL